In the genome of Piliocolobus tephrosceles isolate RC106 chromosome 20, ASM277652v3, whole genome shotgun sequence, one region contains:
- the SCAND1 gene encoding LOW QUALITY PROTEIN: SCAN domain-containing protein 1 (The sequence of the model RefSeq protein was modified relative to this genomic sequence to represent the inferred CDS: deleted 1 base in 1 codon), with product MRLENARGRRFREPASGFRMLALRRGRREARDFYFRLPQALRWCRRSAEPTATGQRVTPRAGVMAATEPILGATGSLAAVPPEKPEGAGSSSDPELNSVGSKLPKASPPAPEPSSPNAAVPEAIPTPRAAASAARELPLGPAPVSVAPQAEAEARSPPGPAGSRLGPETFRQRFRQFRYQDAAGPREAFRQLRELSRQWLRPDIRTKEQIVEMLVQEQLLAILPEAARARRIRRRTDVRITG from the exons ATGCGACTCGAGAACGCTAGAGGGCGCCGCTTCCGAGAGCCCGCAAGCGGCTTCCGGATGCTCGCGCTCCGACGTGGACGCAGAGAAGCCAGAGAC TTTTATTTCCGGCTGCCGCAGGCGCTTCGCTGGTGCAG ACGCAGTGCTGAGCCCACAGCTACCGGACAAAGAGTGACGCCCAGAGCTGGAGTTATGGCGGCGACGGAGCCGATCTTGGGGGCCACTGGGAGTCTCGCGGCGGTGCCACCGGAGAAACCGGAAGGAGCCGGTTCGAGCTCAGACCCTGAGCTTAACTCTGTGGGCTCCAAGCTGCCGAAGGCCTCACCGCCTGCCCCGGAGCCCTCCAGCCCCAACGCCGCGGTACCCGAAGCCATCCCTACGCCCCGGGCTGCGGCCTCCGCGGCCCGGGAGTTGCCCCTCGGGCCAGCACCCGTGAGCGTCGCGCCTCAGGCCGAAGCCGAAGCGCGCTCCCCACCAGGCCCAGCCGGTTCTAGACTCGGCCCCGAGACGTTCCGCCAGCGTTTCCGGCAGTTCCGCTACCAGGACGCGGCGGGTCCCCGGGAGGCTTTCCGGCAGCTGCGGGAGCTGTCCCGCCAGTGGCTGCGGCCTGACATCCGCACCAAGGAGCAGATCGTGGAGATGCTGGTGCAAGAGCAGCTGCTCGCCATCCTGCCCGAGGCGGCTCGGGCCCGGCGGATCCGTCGCCGCACGGATGTGCGCATCACCGGTTGA